TAAACTGATTAGGTAagcaatatcaaaaattaTTGCAAGGAACTCCGGAAAACTTGTGAATAGGAGGGAAGCGAGGTTTCGAACCCAGCGACGGGAGCATTTGGTGACCAAGGTGATCAGTGCTCAAAGTCGGCAAAGCAAGGTCGGAGTTCCAGGGAACGACTTTGCAAAACACCGGTCTACTATGCTATGGGTTGTATAGCCATCGCTATTATCATTAATTACAAGTTTTTTACCAATTTTTAACTGATATGAATGTCGTTATACGAAGCCATcgaattttatttcttttaggTTTTGACGGCATGaaatagtaaaaaaaaaaactgagTCGAAGAATGAGCGGTAATTGCCGGGTAATCGCGAGTGATACCATGtagaggggaaaaaaatgaaaaagcgGTAAACGGATATATGCGTGAGATCGGCATAAGGCTTGATGTAGTAAACAATGAAAGAAGCAAAGTAATAGAATAGAGATACCAGTTTGAAATGgtaaaagagaaaatagcCAAAGAATGAGTTTATAGCCGAGTGAATGTTAAGAAGAGGTAGAAAAGCACGGAACCCGGAAATCCAATaagtaataaaaatagcACAAACTGTGGATGAAGTTGACGGAGCAAAGTGATGCATATCAAAATATAGCGGTGAAATACCAAAGAATGCGGAACGGTTTTCACGGAATTTCAATTTCCCCATAAATTAAGCGGCTGACACCCCGTGTAGAATAATGGATTCTGGATGTACTCCGCACTGCTCCACAACGACCCGAAAGTgcgaaaaatgaaagaagaaaaaaaaaacgccgaacggaaaaaataaaaactgaaaaaaaggagagtaaaaagagaaaaagaaaagccactagcggaaaaaagaaaaaaatagacggtaaatatatatcatCCCACGGATATTAATGGCCTAAACCATGTGTACGATGCTACAGGTACGAAATAGAGAAGCGTTAGAATTCGTAAAATCATGTATATTGAAGTAAACACGATGAAAAACAGTCACAAaacaagaacaaaaaagacatATAGGTATGACATGATAAGTAAAAAGCGGAAGAGATCAGAAAAATCTAGCGGAACTAAGCCATAATAACAGGCCGAAGACGCTTAGTAGGAAGTGTCGACAACGTATCTTCCCAAAATCTTACCCTGTTCCATGAGCTTGTAGACCTCAGGAAGCTTGGACAATCCAACAACCTTGATTGGTGACTTGACCTTACCCTCAGAGAAGAATCTCAAGGCCTCTCTGGTGTCAGCCCTGTTACCAACGTAAGAACCTCTGATCTGGAGAGACTTGACGACGTGGTTGAAGACATCGGACTTGCAAACGGCACCTGCTGGCATACCGACCAAGACAACCTTACCGGTAGGTCTGACGTACTCGGTGGATTGGGTAATGGCAGACTCGGAAACAGACACGTTAATGACACCGTGAGGTCCCAAGCCGTCGGTGGCCTTCTGGATGTCCTGGTTCATCTTCTGGGTGTCGGTTTTTCCGTACTTGGTGAAGTCAACGAACACATCTCCGCCCATACTGTAGAAGAGATCCTTCTTGGCATCTCCACCATCAATTCCAAGCACTCTGAGACCCATGGCCTTGGCATACTGCACGGCCAAAGAACCCAAGCCACCGGCAGCACCGGAAATGGCAACCCACTGACCTGCACGCAAGTCTGCAGTCTTCAAAGCCTTGTAGACGGTAACACCAGCACACAAGATTGGTGCAACCTGGGCCAGATCGGCACCCTTCTCAATGTGGGCAGCCTGGATGGCATCGGCAGTGGCGTACTGCTGGAAAGATCCATCATGAGTGTAACCGGACAAGTCGGCCTTTAAGCAGTTGGACTCATCACCGTTCTCACAGAATTCACAAGACATACACGAGCCGTTCAACCACTTGATACCGGCCAAATCACCGATCTCAAAGTTCGTGACGGCAGAACCTTTGGCAACAACCACACCAGCACCCTCGTGACCTCCAATCAAAGGAAGCTTGGCAGCCAACGGCCAATCACCTTTCCAGGCGTGCAAATCTGTGTGGCAAACACCCGAGTATTTGACGTTGATCAAGATCTCCGTGGCCTTTGGCTTTGGAACTGGCAGCTCCTTGTACTCCAATG
This sequence is a window from Brettanomyces bruxellensis chromosome 5, complete sequence. Protein-coding genes within it:
- the ADH4 gene encoding Alcohol dehydrogenase adh4, which translates into the protein MFSSFTRTATKTRLPSLLRLQSTFKIPEKQMGVIFYKHGGPLEYKELPVPKPKATEILINVKYSGVCHTDLHAWKGDWPLAAKLPLIGGHEGAGVVVAKGSAVTNFEIGDLAGIKWLNGSCMSCEFCENGDESNCLKADLSGYTHDGSFQQYATADAIQAAHIEKGADLAQVAPILCAGVTVYKALKTADLRAGQWVAISGAAGGLGSLAVQYAKAMGLRVLGIDGGDAKKDLFYSMGGDVFVDFTKYGKTDTQKMNQDIQKATDGLGPHGVINVSVSESAITQSTEYVRPTGKVVLVGMPAGAVCKSDVFNHVVKSLQIRGSYVGNRADTREALRFFSEGKVKSPIKVVGLSKLPEVYKLMEQGKILGRYVVDTSY